One region of Culex pipiens pallens isolate TS chromosome 2, TS_CPP_V2, whole genome shotgun sequence genomic DNA includes:
- the LOC120432453 gene encoding lactosylceramide 4-alpha-galactosyltransferase, translated as MVVSINLFLGKRKLVLTAATLVALVYILYSIDYHTYNENCFAREFSEPQRTLEDVQRAHKQPHRGRNIFFHETSCSADGVVKLNARQACAIESAARMNPNWNAFVLFAAPVGFRNKSALPLLDALLAYPNVNLRFVNLSTYAEDTPLDAWMQSGEIFRSRYMNSHLSDIMRYLTLFKYGGTYLDLDVVVLKSFDTLEPNYAGAESPRWVAAGVMNFEPDGHGHELAEMCVRDLLINFNGQDWGNNGPGVITRVLKQICATKSPLMMTRERCRFFTVYPPEAFYAINFDDYKQFFEERWLDQAMATVNRSVVVHVWNKFSKDHKVRVGSRVLYGVLAEQYCPRVYRASGEFF; from the exons ATGGTAGTGTCGATAAACTTGTTCCTTGGCAAACGAAAGTTGGTGTTGACGGCGGCTACCCTGGTGGCCTTGGTCTACATTCTGTACTCGATCGACTATCACACGTACAACGAAAACTGCTTCGCGCGAGAGTTCTCCGAACCTCAGCGAACGCTCGAAGATGTCCAGAGGGCGCACAAGCAGCCTCACCGcgggcggaacatctttttccaTGAAACATCCTGTTCGGCGGACGGAGTCGTCAAGCTGAACGCTCGCCAGGCTTGTGCCATCGAGTCGGCGGCCCGCATGAACCCCAACTGGAACGCGTTCGTCCTGTTCGCCGCTCCGGTGGGGTTCCGGAACAAATCGGCACTTCCGCTGCTCGATGCACTGCTAGCGTATCCTAACGTGAACCTGCGGTTCGTGAACCTCTCGACGTACGCCGAGGACACTCCGCTCGACGCCTGGATGCAAAGTGGGGAGATATTCCGCTCGCGGTACATGAACTCCCACCTGTCGGACATAATGCGCTATCTGACGCTGTTCAAGTACGGTGGGACGTACCTGGATCTGGACGTGGTGGTGCTCAAGTCGTTTGACACGCTCGAACCGAACTATGCCGGGGCGGAATCGCCGCGCTGGGTGGCGGCCGGAGTGATGAATTTTGAACCCGACGGCCACGGGCACGAGCTGGCGGAGATGTGTGTGAG AGACTTGCTGATCAACTTCAACGGCCAGGACTGGGGAAACAACGGCCCGGGCGTGATAACCCGCGTCCTGAAGCAAATCTGCGCCACCAAGTCTCCCCTGATGATGACCCGGGAACGGTGCCGGTTCTTCACCGTATATCCACCGGAAGCGTTCTACGCGATAAACTTTGACGACTACAAGCAGTTTTTCGAGGAACGCTGGCTGGATCAGGCGATGGCCACCGTCAACCGGTCCGTGGTGGTCCATGTGTGGAACAAGTTCAGCAAGGACCACAAGGTGCGGGTGGGCTCAAGGGTACTGTACGGGGTGCTGGCAGAACAGTACTGTCCGCGGGTTTATCGAGCAAGTGGAGAGTTTTTCTAG
- the LOC120432456 gene encoding uncharacterized protein LOC120432456: MSQNGHSGEVPDEPGTHQTNSAQLLESLIARHGKPVKENRWDRIRRKHLNNITVTSKTVKRFFNMDFVDEGQLRMLNGAGEQKQTLNPVLVMDIRHEMIKRKPKSSGGTKPPLDPVRAYQQETLEQHNRTIETTLFENELNKFRKEITRNGKRNQVSEQKKSFLFIDLPKIDNSFIYDSLEECEKFTNDFYESAIRGTDNYIEEVRQEQLIMYKEPATIEEIREEPVESKTNGEGSSDDEENKIVRFGDTQVITYPAEESSFSLDGSEYDFDDNELFLESLDSDLDEFDETEFLSTESPSEGQDGRGTNAYHTDSSDDGFNVTRIEDSGGSSKDDSTDFGREKLTYNYDDYPEVLEEPFPSLDEGDLITVNRCKMGKKDYSKLRVTNYKAEDGKEVDDKAEISEESRKVISAALKEGFMQNYDKALLKQFFFKWLQFTILEKISKGAGVISTREQKLKRINDFINNIRANKKKTVKPPSIAQVASARKDYEHRLKVQQDIIELQKLKLERQERIITELKLSKFSEAAKISKMEIQSELHKAMRTGHVRLRAKAKCIQIVGNMKNDTSEEDEMRKLQAQGLMIPKFLAKMQQRAFERSQRHQEAKERRLRMEKEREENKVAAEEAKRLEDEEDRKKRYREMREKRKIEKLQKIIREQERQAWIANNQIAKEFRLLKLKRFAILAFKLLLGIRRDNERRALAARKRYYKRKYFRRWWGLTNSVWEGKKQRADELANAKVMRLGMNAWKEFCHEQRKKMQVAMDWWEVRQTEKVISVWVGRTKQSLLILQGKMSHASAHYEWQLKWKVFERWQRLHIILKIEKETEQRRQRWRMKIWELLPDYKPIEEEI; this comes from the exons ATGTCCCAAAACGGCCACTCCGGCGAGGTTCCGGATGAGCCCGGAACCCACCAGACCAATTCCGCCCAGCTGTTGGAGAGTTTGATTGCGCGTCACGGGAAACCCGTGAAGGAGAACCGGTGGGATCGCATCCGGCGGAAGCACCTGAACAACATCACCGTGACGTCGAAAACGGTGAAACGGTTCTTCAACATGGATTTCGTCGACGAGGGCCAGCTGCGGATGCTGAACGGAGCGGGGGAGCAGAAGCAGACGCTGAATCCGGTGCTCGTGATGGATATCAG ACACGAAATGATCAAGCGCAAACCGAAATCATCCGGCGGTACAAAACCCCCCTTAGACCCGGTCCGTGCCTACCAGCAGGAAACCCTGGAACAGCACAACCGCACCATCGAGACGACCCTGTTTGAGAACGAGCTGAACAAGTTCCGCAAGGAAATCACACGCAACGGCAAGCGGAACCAGGTGAGCGAGCAGAAGAAGAGCTTCCTGTTTATCGACCTGCCCAAGATCGACAACAGCTTCATCTACGATAGCCTGGAGGAGTGCGAGAAGTTTACGAACGATTTCTACGAGAGTGCTATCCGTGGGACGGATAACTACATCGAGGAGGTGCGGCAGGAGCAGCTGATCATGTACAAGGAGCCGGCTACGATCGAGGAGATTCGGGAGGAACCGGTGGAGAGCAAGACTAACGGGGAAGGTTCGAGCGATGATGAGGAGAACAAGATTGTGCGCTTTGGGGATACCCAGGTGATTACGTATCCGGCGGAGGAGTCGTCGTTCTCGCTGGACGGTTCCGAGTACGATTTTGACGATAATGAGCTGTTTCTGGAGTCGCTGGACTCGGACTTGGACGAGTTTGATGAGACGGAGTTTTTGTCGACGGAGAGTCCCTCGGAGGGTCAGGATGGGCGAGGTACGAACGCGTATCATACGGATTCCAGTGACGATGGGTTTAACGTGACGCGTATTGAGGACTCGGGTGGGTCTTCCAAGGATGACAGTACCGACTTTGGGAGGGAGAAGTTGACCTACAACTATGACGACTATCCGGAGGTGCTTGAGGAACCGTTTCCGTCGCTGGATGAAGGGGATTTGATCACGGTGAACCGTTGCAAGATGGGAAAGAAAGACTACAGCAAGCTTCGTGTGACGAACTACAAGGCTGAGGACGGGAAGGAGGTCGATGATAAAGCGGAGATTTCTGAAGAGTCCCGCAAGGTCATTAGTGCAGCGTTGAAGGAGGGCTTCATGCAGAACTACGACAAAGCATTGCTCAAGCAGTTCTTCTTCAAGTGGCTTCAGTTTACGATCTTGGAGAAGATTTCCAAAGGTGCCGGGGTGATTTCAACGCGCGAGCAGAAGCTCAAACGCATCAACGACTTTATCAACAACATTCGAGCAAACAAGAAGAAAACGGTGAAGCCACCAAGCATTGCACAGGTTGCGAGTGCTCGGAAGGACTACGAGCATCGTCTGAAGGTTCAGCAGGACATCATCGAGCTGCAGAAGCTGAAGCTGGAACGTCAGGAACGCATCATAACCGAGCTGAAACTGTCCAAGTTCTCGGAAGCGGCCAAGATATCCAAGATGGAGATTCAAAGCGAGCTCCACAAGGCCATGCGCACCGGCCACGTGCGTCTGCGGGCCAAAGCCAAGTGTATCCAGATCGTCGGAAACATGAAGAACGACACCAGCGAAGAGGATGAAATGCGCAAACTGCAAGCCCAGGGGCTGATGATCCCCAAGTTCCTCGCAAAGATGCAACAACGCGCTTTCGAACGTAGCCAGCGCCACCAGGAGGCCAAGGAGCGCCGCCTCCGGATGGAGAAGGAGCGCGAGGAGAACAAAGTGGCCGCCGAAGAGGCGAAACGTCTCGAGGACGAGGAAGACCGCAAGAAGCGCTACCGCGAGATGCGCGAGAAGCGCAAGATCGAGAAGCTGCAGAAGATCATCCGCGAGCAGGAACGCCAGGCGTGGATCGCCAACAACCAGATCGCCAAGGAGTTCCGGCTGCTCAAGCTGAAGCGGTTCGCCATACTGGCGTTCAAGCTGCTGCTCGGCATCCGGCGGGACAACGAGCGGCGCGCGTTGGCCGCCCGCAAGCGGTACTACAAGCGGAAGTACTTCCGCCGCTGGTGGGGCCTCACGAACTCGGTTTGGGAGGGCAAGAAGCAGCGCGCGGACGAGCTGGCCAACGCGAAGGTCATGCGGCTCGGGATGAACGCGTGGAAGGAG TTCTGCCACGAGCAGCGCAAAAAGATGCAGGTCGCCATGGACTGGTGGGAGGTGCGTCAAACGGAGAAGGTCATTTCGGTGTGGGTTGGACGCACGAAGCAGTCGCTGCTGATTCTGCAGGGCAAGATGTCGCACGCGTCCGCGCACTATGAGTG GCAACTCAAGTGGAAGGTGTTTGAGCGCTGGCAGCGCCTCCACATCATACTGAAGATTGAGAAAGAGACTGAGCAGCGGCGCCAGCGGTGGCGCATGAAGATCTGGGAGCTGCTGCCCGACTACAAACCGATCGAGGAGGAGATTTAA